The Pararge aegeria chromosome 8, ilParAegt1.1, whole genome shotgun sequence genome window below encodes:
- the LOC120625724 gene encoding putative ATPase N2B isoform X1: MFSRNSRVQVLFLAKRSWQCCYRCAKSLSSQAKEKPLTNEGPWSLYSQKVADGVLSKDSHQEMVVKHLQDLYQEVSLFQRPIIKPRYGESLFSIFRRKEPEKIIAPKGLYIYGSVGGGKTMLMDLFYETAPIKEKLRVHFNSFMLNIHARIHELKIKSGKGASSFRDEGSKPFDPIPPVAADITQESWLICFDEFQVTDIGDAMILKRLFTQLFDNGCVVIATSNRKPDDLYKNGLQRSNFLPFIPVLKAHCNVIQLDSGIDYRIRGTSNKYGKYFINSELSPENNDVDNLFKFLISKENDTVRVRVINILGRNVKFAKTCGRILDSTFEELCDRPLGASDYLIISKTFHTVFIRELPQLSIVKHRSQIRRFITLIDTLYDNRVRVVIAADSEPKDLFYLDDVKDGYGDADRALMDDLKITKDSEDAKAAIFTGEEEMFACDRCHSRIMEMQTDEYWEKWGTHLN, from the exons ATGTTTTCGCGGAATTCTCGTGTTCAAGTgttatttttggcaaagagatCTTGGCAGTGTTGTTATCGTTGTGCTAAGTCCTTATCTTCCCAGGCCAAAGAGAAACCTCTAACAAATGAGGGTCCTTGGAGTTTATACTCGCAGAAAGTAGCTGATGGTGTGCTCAGTAAGGATTCCCACCAAGAAATGGTGGTTAAACATTTACAAGATTTATATCAAGAGGTTTCGTTATTTCAGCGACCTATCATCAAACCTAGGTATGGTGAATCGTTATTCAGCATATTTAGGAGGAAAGAACCAGAGAAAATCATTGCACCCAAAGGCCTCTATATTTATGGGAGTGTTGGTGGTGGAAAAACCATGTTGATGGACTTGTTCTATGAAACAGCCCCG ATTAAAGAAAAACTGAGAGTGCATTTCAACTCTTTCATGTTAAATATTCATGCAAGAATACATGAACTCAAAATCAAATCGGGAAAAGGTGCAAGTTCATTCAGAGATGAAGGCTCAAAACCTTTTGACCCCATCCCTCCTGTGGCAGCTGATATAACTCAGGAATCATGGCTAATATGCTTTGATGAATTTCAA GTTACAGATATTGGGGATGCAATGATTCTTAAGCGATTGTTTACACAATTGTTTGATAACGGTTGTGTGGTTATAGCAACCAGTAACCGGAAGCCAGATGATTTGTATAAGAATGGCTTGCAGCGATCAAACTTCTTGCCATTTATACCAGTTCTTAAAGCACATTGCAATGTTATTCAACTTGATTCTGGTATTGATTATAGAATACGAGGCACTAGTAACAAGtatggaaaatattttat AAATAGTGAACTCTCACCTGAAAATAATGATGTAGACAATTTATTTAAGTTCCTCATATCAAAAGAGAATGATACAGTGAGAGTAAGAGTGATTAACATTCTAGGAAGGAATGTCAAATTTGCCAAAACTTGCGGTCGCATTTTAGATTCAACATTTGAAGAATTATGTGACaga ccaTTAGGTGCTAGCGATTATCTTATAATATCTAAAACGTTCCACACTGTATTCATAAGGGAATTACCACAGTTATCTATTGTGAAACATAGATCACAAATAAGAAGATTCATCACTCTCATCGACACTTTATATGACAACAGAGTACGG GTTGTCATTGCCGCAGATTCCGAGCCAAAGGATCTATTTTATCTGGACGACGTGAAAGACGGATATGGGGATGCTGACAGAGCTTTGATGGAtgacttaaaaataacaaaagactCT